From the Hyphomicrobiaceae bacterium genome, the window TCCAAGAGCGGTCTGCGTCGTCTTATCGTCCATCTTCTTCCATACTCCCGCGGCCTCCAGGCCAGCACCGATGCGTTGGCCCGCGCGGGCCGGCGTAGATCATCTGCAAATTCAAATATCGCCGCCTGACGGATCCTCGTGACGCGCGTCCTTATCGCGTTCCGCAAGCCGCTTCAGCAACGCAATTTCCCGCGCCCAAGCCCTTAGCGGCTTGGCTGGCGTACCGGCGTATCGGGCGCCTGCTGGCACATCGTCCTTGGGGTGCGATCCTCCGGCGATCTGTGCTCCGGTCCCGACTTTGATATGCCCGACCGTTCCTGATTGACCGCCCATAACGACGAAATCGCCGATTTCCGTAGAGCCTGAAATTCCAGTCTGAGCAACGATCACGCAGTGCCGGCCCATGATTACGTTGTGCCCGATCTGGACCAGATTATCAATTTTCGTGCCCTCTCCGATGATTGTATCCTTAAGGGCGCCCCGGTCTATGGTTGTATTGGCGCCAATTTCAACATCGTCCTGAATGACGACGCGGCCAATCTGCGGCACCTTGAGATGTCCGGCCCGTCCCATCGCGAACCCGAACCCATCCTGGCCGATGCGGACGCCGGAATGGATAATGACGCGGTCTCCAACGAGCGCGTGCGATACGGTTGCCGAGGCGCCGACGTAGCTCCCTCGACCGATCGTGACACGCGCTCCGATGACCGCACCTGCTGCGATCCGCGCACCGCGGCCTATCTGTGCCTCTCGGCCGATAACCGCGCCGGGCTCTATCTCAGCCCCTGCTTCGATGCGCGCGGTTGGATCGACAGCGGGCGAGCCTGGAGTCGCAATCAAGGGCCGCATCGAATCTGGGTAAAACAAAGCAAGGGCTTTGGCGAACCCGTGATAGGGCTGCTTCGTCAGCAGCCCCGCAGTACCCGCCGGTAGCCGATCTTGAAACCCAGGCAAAACCAAGCACGCACCCGCGCGCGTCGTCAGCAACTGCGGCAAGTACTTCTTATTGTCGAGAAAACTGATCTGATCCGGCCCGGCGTCTGAAAGAGGCCGAACGTCGCAAACCTTCCTAGACGGATCGGCACCCGCAGCAAGCTCTGCCCCTGCGGCTTGAGCCACTTCTGCCAGCGTGAAAGGACCGGCGCGCTCGAAAAAGCCGGGATGATCCATCGTCGTCATTATCTCCGGTGGTTGCTGGGTTCCGGCTTCAACCGGCGGGGACATTTGAACAGAAACGGCGCGTTGGCAAGCCCGCCAGCGCGCCGTTTGGGTATTTCTGCCCTCATGCCGGCGCGCTAAGCGCCGCAGCCGCGTGCAGCTTAGAACTTGGTCGAGGCACCGAAGCGGAACATCTGCTCTTCGTCGTAGGTCTGCTTGGTGAGAACCTTGGCGAAGTCCATACGAAGCGGACCGACCGGCGAGTTCCACATCAAGCTGGCACCAACCGACGATCGGATCGAAGAGTCGTCTGCGAGGCAGATGTTCTTATAGGAGCCGTTCGTATAGGTGCTGCTGTCCGCGCAGTTATTGCTCGTCGTCGCGTATTCACCCGCTCCCCACAACGAACCAGCATCGGCGAACAGCGCACCCGACAGCCCGATATCTTCAGGAATAAAGGGCAGCGGGAAGCGAACTTCCGCCGTTGCGGCCCAGTAGGTCTTGCCGCCCAGAGCGTCGCCGGTGAACAGGTCGCGCGGACCGTAGCCAGCACGATCGAAGCCGCGGATCGTCTCGCCACCCTTGAAGTACATGTCGAGCAGCCGAACGTCATCACCACCCCAGCCTTCGATATGACCACCGATGACACGGCCGATCAAAGTGATCTTCTCGGTCAGCGGATAGTAAGCGCGGCCTTCTGCGTTCACACGCCAGTAGGAGACATCGCCGCCCAGGCCTGCGAACTCGTCATCAAGCTGCAAGTAGATGCCGCGGGTCGGATTACGCGGATGGTTGCGGCCATCATAAGTGATCGAGGTACCAACCAACGACGTCCAGTAAGCATCTTGCGTACAACTGCCCTGGCCCGTTATTGGGTCCGTCACAACGAAGCCGCAGCCGTCCTTAATGGCGCGAGATGCGTTGTATTCAACGTCGAAGATCTGGTCGCGCGACAGTCCGTAAGACGTCTGCATCCAAAGGTTTTCAGCAAGCGGGAAACCAAGCCGCAGCTGACCACCAGACTTTCGCTGACGGAAGCCCGCCTGATCGCGCATATCGACTTCTTTATGATAAAGGTCGAAGCCTGCGGACAAATTCCGATCGAGGAAGCGCGGCTCCGTGAACGACAAGTCGACCTGCGCTCGCTCAACCGAGCCTGCAAGACGCAGCCGCACGAACTGCCCGTTACCGAACAGGTTGCGCTCCGTGATCGACACGTCGCCGATTACGCCTTCAGAAGTCGAGTAACCCGCACCGAACGACAGTTCGCCTGTCGACTGTTCGGTAATCTGCACGTCGAGCACGACACGGTCGGCCGCGGACCCCGGGCTGCGCTTGACAGCCACAGCCTTAAAGAAGCCGAGAGCCTCAAGCCGCTTCTTGGCCTGATCCACCATGAGCGGATTATAGGCATCGCCTTCAGCAAGGCGGAACTCGCGACGGATTACGTAATCCTTGGTGCGTTCGTTGCCGTAGATATTGATGCGCTCAATGTAGATGTGCGGACCATCATCGACCTGATAGGTGATGCCGATCGTACGGCTTGCTGGATCAGGGATCGCGCGAGGACGAACCCGAGCGAAAGCATACCCCTGGCTCGCGATAGAAAGCGTCAGCTTTTCCGTCGTCTTGTCGATCAACGAGGCGTTGTAAACATCGCCGGAAAGCGTGAGCAGATCACCCTTGTAGGCGTCGGGGTTCACTTCCGGCAATGAGCTTTCTATATTCACAGCGCCGAAGTTGTAGGCCTCACCCTCTTCGATGGCGAAGGTGATGATGAAGCCTGAACCATCAGGATCGAGTTCGGCGCTGCCCGCCGTCACTGTGGCATCGGCATAACCGTTCTTAAGGTAATACTGACGCAGCAGCTCGCGATCGAGCGACATACGATCCGGATCGTAGATCGACGTACCCTTGAGGAAGTCGAACCAGCCGGTCTGCGTCGTAGAGATGATGTCGCGCAGCTGGCTATCGGAGAAGGCGTGATTGCCGACGAAGTTGATGCCTTTGACCTTGGTGGCTCCACCTTCGTTGATCTCGAACACGAGATTCACACGATCTTGCTCAAGCTCGATGATTTGCGGCTCGACCGTCGCTGCAAAGCGACCCTGTCGACGATAAAGATCTAAGATGCGCTGAACGTCGGCCTGAACGCGCGCCCTGGTAAAAACCGAGCGCGCCTTGAGCTGCACTTCACTGGCCAGAGTCGCTGTATCGACTTCGCTGTTGCCCTCGAAGGCAACCTGATTGATGACCGGATTTTCGACGACGTGAACGACGAGCGTTGCGCCCTGCGGGTCGATCGAAACGTCTGCGAACAGCCCCGTTGCAAACAACGCCTTGATGGATTCAGCCGCCTTCGCAGCCGTGTAGGTGTCACCCGGTGAAATGGTGAGATAGGAGCGAACCGTTTCTGGCTCGACACGGCGGTTTCCCGTGACCTGAATTTCACGGATAACACCCTGCGCCTGAGCCGTGCTCGACCAGACCGTCACGCCCCCCAGCGCAACTGTCGGCCCGGCCAGCGCGGCTAACAACAAAAGCCGCAGTGCGCCTGCCACGATCAACTGAACAATTCGCATCCGCGGTCTTGCCCTCGTCTGCCGCCGACCCCCATGCAATGCACCCCGTCGGCGTCGGAGGTGCACCGTATCTGCTTGACGTGGAACGTAAAAATTAACTCGCCCCATCTTGACCGCCCTGCGTTTTCTCTCGGCCCCCGGCTTCGACTTCCCGAATCGAAGCATGACCAACGCAAGCCAGTACCGTGTCTTTTAACGATTCATCAACCAGCCGGGAAGTGGCAAGAATACGTCACAGGCCACCTTTCTAACTTGCCCCGAGCATCCGCCTTAGGAAGATCGCCAAGTCATTGAAATTCACGAAAATCATCAAGGCGATGATAAATGCTAAACCGATCTGGAAACCCACCTGCTGAAAGCGGTCGCTCAATGGCTTCCGGCGTACCGCCTCAACCGCGTAAAACATCAAATGACCACCGTCCAGAACCGGGATCGGCAGCAGGTTCAAAAAGCCGATATTAGCCGAGATGAGTGCAATCCAGCGTATAAGTGGTTCAATCCCCAATCCTGCAACCTTGGCGGTAACTTCGGCCATCAGGATCGGCCCGCCCATCTGTTCGGAAGACTGGCGGCCCGAAATCATGTCGCCGATCCCGGCCACTGTCTGCGTAATATTTGACCAGGTTTCCTGAACGCCGCGAACAAAGGCATCGATCGGACCGACCGAGAAGGTCTGCCATTTGTCCGGCGCGCTGGATCGCTGGATGCCGATAAGGCCCCGCTTGAACGTACGGCCAAACGG encodes:
- the bamA gene encoding outer membrane protein assembly factor BamA, whose translation is MRIVQLIVAGALRLLLLAALAGPTVALGGVTVWSSTAQAQGVIREIQVTGNRRVEPETVRSYLTISPGDTYTAAKAAESIKALFATGLFADVSIDPQGATLVVHVVENPVINQVAFEGNSEVDTATLASEVQLKARSVFTRARVQADVQRILDLYRRQGRFAATVEPQIIELEQDRVNLVFEINEGGATKVKGINFVGNHAFSDSQLRDIISTTQTGWFDFLKGTSIYDPDRMSLDRELLRQYYLKNGYADATVTAGSAELDPDGSGFIITFAIEEGEAYNFGAVNIESSLPEVNPDAYKGDLLTLSGDVYNASLIDKTTEKLTLSIASQGYAFARVRPRAIPDPASRTIGITYQVDDGPHIYIERINIYGNERTKDYVIRREFRLAEGDAYNPLMVDQAKKRLEALGFFKAVAVKRSPGSAADRVVLDVQITEQSTGELSFGAGYSTSEGVIGDVSITERNLFGNGQFVRLRLAGSVERAQVDLSFTEPRFLDRNLSAGFDLYHKEVDMRDQAGFRQRKSGGQLRLGFPLAENLWMQTSYGLSRDQIFDVEYNASRAIKDGCGFVVTDPITGQGSCTQDAYWTSLVGTSITYDGRNHPRNPTRGIYLQLDDEFAGLGGDVSYWRVNAEGRAYYPLTEKITLIGRVIGGHIEGWGGDDVRLLDMYFKGGETIRGFDRAGYGPRDLFTGDALGGKTYWAATAEVRFPLPFIPEDIGLSGALFADAGSLWGAGEYATTSNNCADSSTYTNGSYKNICLADDSSIRSSVGASLMWNSPVGPLRMDFAKVLTKQTYDEEQMFRFGASTKF
- the lpxD gene encoding UDP-3-O-(3-hydroxymyristoyl)glucosamine N-acyltransferase, with amino-acid sequence MDHPGFFERAGPFTLAEVAQAAGAELAAGADPSRKVCDVRPLSDAGPDQISFLDNKKYLPQLLTTRAGACLVLPGFQDRLPAGTAGLLTKQPYHGFAKALALFYPDSMRPLIATPGSPAVDPTARIEAGAEIEPGAVIGREAQIGRGARIAAGAVIGARVTIGRGSYVGASATVSHALVGDRVIIHSGVRIGQDGFGFAMGRAGHLKVPQIGRVVIQDDVEIGANTTIDRGALKDTIIGEGTKIDNLVQIGHNVIMGRHCVIVAQTGISGSTEIGDFVVMGGQSGTVGHIKVGTGAQIAGGSHPKDDVPAGARYAGTPAKPLRAWAREIALLKRLAERDKDARHEDPSGGDI